A single window of Paenibacillus sp. FSL H8-0537 DNA harbors:
- a CDS encoding nucleotidyltransferase domain-containing protein — protein sequence MSDYKAKIAAELRKIEVEERVRIVYACESGSRAWGFPSKDSDYDVRFIYVRETNWYLSIFEQRDVIERPISDMLDINGWDLKKALNLFRKSNPPLLEWLQSPINYLEETTIAEQIREAAPASFSPRSSIYHYLHMAKGNFREYLQGDQVKIKKYFYVLRPVLACQWVEERGGVPPLSFEELVHELLPESLLKREVLTLLERKKAGIELDLEPKISVINDFLARRIAYYEEVAKQAPASEQKQDQALDELFRSALREIWGPGAE from the coding sequence ATGAGCGATTATAAAGCTAAAATAGCAGCCGAGCTGCGCAAAATAGAAGTGGAGGAACGCGTGCGTATTGTGTATGCCTGTGAGTCAGGCAGCCGCGCATGGGGCTTCCCGTCGAAGGACAGTGATTACGATGTAAGATTTATTTATGTACGGGAGACGAATTGGTATTTATCGATTTTTGAGCAGCGCGATGTGATTGAACGCCCAATTAGCGACATGCTCGATATTAACGGCTGGGATTTGAAAAAAGCGCTGAATTTATTCCGCAAATCGAACCCGCCGCTGCTGGAATGGCTGCAATCGCCGATCAACTATTTGGAGGAGACGACGATAGCGGAGCAAATTCGCGAGGCTGCTCCGGCGAGCTTCTCGCCGCGCTCCAGCATCTATCATTACCTGCATATGGCGAAAGGAAACTTTCGTGAGTATTTGCAGGGCGACCAAGTAAAAATCAAAAAATATTTCTACGTGCTGCGCCCAGTGCTCGCCTGCCAATGGGTTGAGGAACGTGGCGGCGTACCGCCCTTGTCCTTTGAGGAACTGGTGCATGAACTGCTGCCGGAATCGTTGCTTAAGCGTGAGGTGCTGACGCTGCTTGAACGCAAGAAAGCGGGCATTGAGCTGGATTTGGAGCCAAAGATCAGCGTTATAAACGATTTTCTCGCTAGGCGCATCGCCTATTACGAGGAAGTGGCAAAGCAAGCGCCAGCTTCAGAGCAGAAGCAGGATCAAGCGCTGGATGAACTATTTCGCTCGGCACTCCGGGAAATATGGGGGCCGGGCGCAGAATAG
- a CDS encoding RNA 2'-phosphotransferase, protein MLTDKREKSLSKMMTKILRHAPEKFGILLDEADGSCLLSELLAAINRQPDWSSITEAHILYVVERSSKQRFELADGRIRARYGHSVQKVSYPAAVPPEILYHGTNEAVVAAILREGIQAMGRQYCHLSEGLDFAALAGSRKGKLVMLEVDTQLAAEHGVIFYYAGNEVWLAEAIPAECCRIYDFPIEAGKS, encoded by the coding sequence ATGTTGACGGATAAACGGGAAAAAAGCCTCAGCAAGATGATGACCAAAATTTTGCGGCATGCGCCAGAAAAGTTTGGCATCCTGCTCGATGAAGCGGATGGCTCCTGCTTGCTAAGCGAGCTGCTGGCTGCCATTAACCGGCAGCCGGATTGGAGCAGCATAACGGAAGCGCATATCCTTTATGTTGTGGAGCGCTCATCTAAACAGCGCTTTGAGCTTGCAGACGGGCGCATTCGCGCCCGTTATGGGCATAGCGTGCAAAAGGTCAGTTATCCGGCAGCGGTGCCGCCGGAGATTCTGTATCACGGCACAAACGAAGCGGTAGTGGCGGCGATTTTGCGCGAAGGCATTCAAGCGATGGGCCGCCAGTATTGCCATCTGTCGGAAGGGCTGGATTTTGCAGCCCTCGCGGGCAGCCGCAAAGGCAAGCTGGTGATGTTGGAAGTGGATACGCAGCTTGCTGCAGAGCATGGCGTTATTTTTTATTATGCAGGCAATGAGGTTTGGCTGGCGGAGGCGATTCCGGCGGAATGCTGCCGGATTTATGATTTTCCGATTGAAGCGGGTAAATCTTAG
- a CDS encoding DUF4190 domain-containing protein, with protein sequence MNDYNNGHNYQNHAPFQPPFQPPVQKTNGAAIAALVCGITSFIPFIGILLGIVAIVMGIVSLNQIPKTREQGRGMAIAGLICGAISLFLSLLLFLLFIIGMLSYEDSMYNYSWNESYYNASIQLVNALNL encoded by the coding sequence TTGAACGACTATAACAATGGGCATAACTATCAAAACCATGCGCCATTTCAGCCCCCATTCCAGCCACCAGTGCAGAAGACGAATGGTGCTGCAATTGCCGCGCTCGTTTGCGGCATTACATCCTTTATTCCATTCATTGGTATATTGCTCGGCATTGTCGCGATCGTAATGGGTATCGTTTCGCTGAATCAAATTCCCAAAACGCGCGAGCAAGGACGCGGCATGGCGATTGCCGGCCTCATTTGCGGAGCTATTAGCTTATTCCTCAGCTTGCTGCTGTTTTTACTTTTTATAATTGGCATGCTGAGCTACGAGGACAGCATGTACAACTATAGCTGGAACGAAAGCTACTACAATGCCTCCATCCAGCTTGTCAACGCATTAAACTTGTAG
- a CDS encoding HNH endonuclease yields the protein MAEIIQTPIKQCAYCNEDKPLGDFLRRTGRRSGPDSRRGACRSCRKERASSQAAPVAVVEAPVVQAGASDESRPEAAAAGVLKKSRRKRGGRRRRAKAAAAVAAAAEQAAKETGGREAAKASAVAPKAGAQPLVTDSAAVAVVQEFSAASRPGAVRKPEKKAPRAKTAARSPKQRPLPKPSNHSPTDPTYLRPSGQGTVWMRGKTDKGRQWYQEIELELAVILVNEHAAVVVNRRTIRRLFSNKDFRKYILTRDNYTCFFCKQYGDTIDHMLPRAKGGHTTPDNCVCACHMCNQSKADKNLEDFMREV from the coding sequence ATGGCAGAAATCATACAAACGCCGATCAAGCAGTGTGCGTACTGTAACGAAGACAAGCCGCTTGGCGATTTTTTGCGCCGCACAGGCCGGCGCTCGGGTCCTGACTCGCGGCGCGGCGCCTGCCGCTCCTGCAGGAAAGAACGGGCGAGCTCGCAGGCCGCGCCAGTAGCTGTTGTGGAGGCGCCAGTTGTACAAGCAGGCGCCTCAGATGAGTCTAGGCCGGAAGCGGCGGCGGCTGGCGTCCTGAAGAAGTCCCGCAGGAAACGCGGCGGGAGGAGAAGGCGGGCGAAGGCTGCAGCGGCAGTAGCCGCCGCAGCGGAGCAAGCCGCGAAGGAGACGGGCGGCAGGGAAGCGGCGAAAGCCAGCGCAGTTGCCCCGAAAGCAGGCGCCCAGCCGCTGGTAACGGATTCAGCGGCGGTGGCGGTGGTGCAGGAGTTCAGCGCGGCGAGCAGGCCAGGCGCGGTACGCAAGCCGGAGAAGAAGGCACCGCGGGCGAAGACCGCTGCCCGCTCGCCGAAGCAGCGCCCTCTGCCGAAGCCGTCGAATCATTCGCCGACCGACCCAACCTATTTGCGTCCTTCCGGGCAAGGCACGGTATGGATGAGAGGCAAGACCGACAAGGGCAGGCAGTGGTATCAGGAAATTGAACTGGAGCTGGCCGTTATACTCGTTAACGAGCATGCCGCCGTTGTCGTGAATCGCCGGACGATTCGCAGGTTATTCAGCAATAAAGATTTTCGCAAATATATTTTAACGCGGGATAATTATACTTGCTTCTTTTGCAAGCAGTATGGGGATACGATCGACCACATGCTTCCGCGCGCCAAGGGCGGCCATACGACGCCGGACAATTGCGTTTGCGCTTGCCATATGTGCAACCAGTCGAAGGCAGACAAAAACCTTGAGGATTTTATGCGGGAAGTGTAG
- a CDS encoding HD domain-containing protein produces the protein MTLINQLVSGDDFTGFYLLRELEVKQTNGATPKDYFDIVLCDASGQLSAKYWDVSSADKESFFPMGLVKIQGNAHTYREKLQIKISRMRKVTEEDGVALTDFIRSAPVRPVDLVHTIKQVTASIEDQEIRTIVTYCVDKVEDRLMHYPAAKTHHHAYFAGLAYHIVRMLEIGAFICKQRPFLNADLIKAGIVLHDIAKPEEMVAQLGIVSEYSLSGKLMGHISLASNWITEAAIRCDIDLESEKVLGLQHLVLSHHNLGEWGSPVQPQTAEAVALHHIDAMDAKLQMVEDALDTTPDTEPWTPFIRGLENKPIYRMKL, from the coding sequence ATGACATTGATTAACCAACTGGTGAGCGGAGACGATTTTACCGGATTTTATTTACTCAGAGAGCTGGAAGTGAAGCAGACAAACGGGGCAACGCCGAAAGATTATTTTGACATCGTATTATGCGATGCCAGCGGCCAGCTATCCGCTAAATATTGGGATGTATCAAGTGCGGATAAGGAATCCTTTTTCCCAATGGGGCTGGTAAAAATTCAAGGCAACGCCCACACCTACCGCGAGAAGCTGCAAATCAAAATTTCGCGCATGCGCAAGGTTACGGAAGAGGACGGGGTAGCTCTGACGGATTTCATCCGCTCGGCGCCGGTTCGTCCAGTCGACCTCGTGCATACGATTAAGCAGGTAACCGCCAGCATTGAAGATCAGGAAATTCGGACCATCGTCACGTATTGCGTGGATAAGGTCGAGGACAGACTGATGCATTATCCGGCTGCTAAAACGCATCATCATGCGTATTTTGCCGGGCTTGCTTATCATATTGTGCGGATGCTGGAAATTGGCGCTTTTATTTGCAAGCAGCGTCCATTCCTGAATGCCGATTTGATCAAGGCAGGCATTGTGCTGCATGATATTGCCAAGCCTGAGGAGATGGTCGCCCAGCTCGGCATCGTTTCCGAATACAGTCTGTCTGGCAAGCTGATGGGACATATTTCGCTCGCGTCCAACTGGATTACGGAAGCAGCTATTCGCTGCGATATTGATCTGGAATCGGAAAAGGTGCTCGGCTTGCAGCATTTGGTGCTTTCCCATCACAATTTGGGCGAATGGGGCAGTCCGGTTCAGCCTCAGACAGCTGAAGCGGTTGCATTGCATCATATTGATGCCATGGATGCCAAGCTGCAAATGGTCGAGGATGCTCTGGATACGACGCCAGATACGGAACCATGGACCCCATTTATTCGCGGGCTAGAAAATAAGCCTATCTACCGGATGAAGCTGTAA
- a CDS encoding slipin family protein: MKNPLIIQDDERALLFRKGGYVKLLQPGKYRLSAWREETAIVLNVTKRFQIPGKDAELFLQDQELLAQLTIVEVQDYEYVLHYVDGKFSALLTAGKHIFWNVLKKHTFVHADIRQPEIGKDINLAIMSKLNGYYQCVEVANYETAALFYNNVMQRELAPGKYYFWNGPTTVLVRKTDLRQQQLDLTGQEMMTEDKVTLRLNFVCQYKITDPLKVLMIKSFEDQVYIALQLILREYVGTLRLDDLLKMKQEIAAFVLSRLNEKGDDYGVQFLSAGVKDIILPGDIKDIMNTVLIAEKKAQANLITRREETASTRSLLNTAKLMDENMTLYRLKELEFMEKICEKIGTISLSSGGNMLEQLNSLLSAKHE, translated from the coding sequence ATCAAAAATCCATTGATTATACAAGACGACGAGCGTGCGCTGCTGTTCCGTAAAGGCGGTTACGTTAAGCTTTTGCAGCCAGGCAAATACCGCTTGTCCGCATGGCGCGAGGAAACGGCTATCGTGCTGAATGTAACGAAGCGTTTTCAAATTCCAGGCAAGGATGCCGAGCTGTTTCTGCAGGATCAGGAGCTGCTCGCCCAGCTGACAATCGTTGAGGTGCAGGATTATGAATATGTGCTGCACTATGTGGACGGCAAGTTTAGTGCCCTGCTGACGGCGGGCAAGCATATTTTCTGGAATGTGCTGAAAAAGCACACGTTTGTTCATGCGGACATCCGCCAGCCTGAGATTGGCAAGGACATTAATCTCGCGATTATGTCGAAGCTAAATGGCTACTACCAGTGCGTGGAGGTAGCGAATTATGAGACGGCGGCGCTGTTTTACAACAATGTCATGCAGCGCGAGCTGGCGCCGGGCAAATATTATTTTTGGAATGGCCCGACGACGGTGCTCGTCCGCAAAACGGATCTCCGCCAGCAGCAGCTTGATCTGACTGGTCAAGAAATGATGACAGAAGACAAAGTAACGCTGCGGCTTAACTTCGTCTGCCAATACAAAATCACCGATCCGCTTAAAGTGCTGATGATCAAATCGTTTGAGGATCAGGTGTATATTGCGCTGCAGCTGATTTTGCGGGAGTATGTCGGTACGCTGCGCCTCGATGACCTGCTGAAGATGAAGCAGGAAATTGCCGCTTTCGTGCTGTCACGCTTGAATGAGAAAGGTGATGATTACGGCGTCCAGTTTTTGTCCGCTGGCGTGAAGGATATTATTTTGCCGGGCGATATTAAGGATATTATGAACACGGTGCTCATTGCGGAGAAGAAGGCGCAAGCCAATCTCATTACCCGCCGCGAGGAAACGGCTTCGACCCGCAGCTTGCTGAACACGGCGAAGCTGATGGATGAGAATATGACGCTGTACCGTCTCAAGGAGCTTGAATTCATGGAAAAGATTTGCGAGAAAATCGGCACGATTTCGCTGTCCAGCGGCGGCAATATGCTGGAGCAGCTTAATTCGCTGCTGAGCGCAAAGCATGAGTGA
- a CDS encoding RtcB family protein: MKMIQLKGTNHRELSLPSGKLHVYANDEVFAALEPNAYTMADNNLRIPRNQYMSYTPDAHIGVGTCIGTTAVWNMKDGFISPSIVGSDIGCGMRVHTTPLHKRDIQDKEVRRALISAIEKYVPTHERTNTNYEDIDIMSVVQHGLKGLPAKYVPNEQWLTHVEQSAFAFDHKALEHLPPRIKRSAHGQLGSLGNGNHFIELQYLDINEEYSELAKKWGLFDGQVVVMIHSGSRAWGAMVGREHNKVIKEAMNQWGISSPDPNLVYAPIASYEGQMYLNLMYSALNFAVSNRHMIAFGVQQAFRDVFGPEMQLPVLYDLMHNYALKEFHRKQPMLVHRKGATRALPPNHFLNTPAYKETGHPALIPGSMGTASYIMVGKDEGLKNFYSICHGAGRARSRRATKQLVTVDQFEQSLRVGSDDEILVNHRSLQDILDECPQAYKDVDQIIDSVVGASLAAVVAKCQPMAAIKGT, from the coding sequence ATGAAAATGATTCAGCTTAAGGGAACCAATCACCGCGAGCTCAGCCTTCCGAGCGGAAAGCTGCATGTGTATGCAAATGATGAAGTATTTGCAGCGCTTGAGCCTAATGCCTATACGATGGCGGACAACAATCTGCGCATCCCGCGCAATCAATATATGAGCTATACACCAGATGCGCACATCGGAGTAGGAACATGCATTGGCACAACAGCGGTGTGGAATATGAAGGACGGCTTTATCTCGCCGTCGATAGTCGGCTCAGATATTGGCTGCGGAATGCGGGTTCACACAACGCCGCTGCATAAGCGAGATATTCAAGATAAAGAGGTACGCCGAGCACTGATTAGTGCGATTGAAAAATACGTGCCAACCCATGAGCGGACGAATACGAATTATGAGGATATCGACATTATGAGCGTTGTGCAGCATGGGCTTAAAGGGCTGCCAGCCAAATATGTGCCGAATGAGCAATGGCTGACACATGTAGAGCAATCGGCATTCGCCTTTGATCATAAAGCATTGGAGCATTTACCGCCGCGTATTAAGCGCAGTGCCCACGGGCAGCTTGGGTCGCTCGGCAACGGGAACCATTTTATTGAGCTTCAATATTTGGACATCAACGAGGAATACAGCGAATTGGCGAAAAAATGGGGCTTGTTTGACGGCCAGGTCGTCGTCATGATTCATTCCGGTTCGCGTGCATGGGGCGCAATGGTTGGACGAGAACACAACAAAGTGATTAAAGAAGCGATGAATCAGTGGGGGATTAGTAGCCCTGATCCGAATTTGGTTTATGCCCCGATTGCAAGCTATGAAGGGCAAATGTATTTGAACCTGATGTATTCGGCGCTGAACTTTGCCGTCAGTAACCGCCATATGATTGCTTTTGGCGTCCAGCAAGCGTTCAGGGATGTTTTTGGCCCTGAAATGCAGCTGCCTGTGCTGTATGATCTCATGCATAATTACGCGCTGAAGGAGTTTCACCGCAAGCAGCCGATGCTTGTTCACCGGAAGGGCGCGACACGCGCGCTGCCGCCGAACCATTTTCTAAATACGCCTGCTTATAAGGAGACGGGGCATCCTGCCCTCATTCCAGGCTCGATGGGAACGGCATCCTATATTATGGTCGGCAAGGATGAGGGCTTAAAAAACTTTTATTCCATCTGCCATGGAGCAGGCCGCGCCAGATCGAGACGGGCGACAAAGCAGCTGGTCACCGTCGATCAATTCGAGCAATCGCTGCGCGTCGGAAGCGACGATGAGATTTTGGTCAACCACCGCTCGCTGCAAGACATTCTCGATGAATGCCCGCAAGCCTACAAGGATGTGGATCAAATTATCGACAGTGTGGTCGGCGCATCGCTTGCCGCTGTCGTTGCCAAATGCCAGCCGATGGCTGCGATTAAAGGCACTTAG
- a CDS encoding WYL domain-containing protein, translating to MAKESFDKEIQFLRMLVLTSGAYNRQQFADRLGISIHTFDKTIKKLKEIVNAVYQQLPEEQGKEFAETVRYSYFDSADHMLLFLFRAKSLKETESKRISLLLEALQSGRALTAMELMDACCDNIPAELAPPDEKTIRSDLKYLEEVGVIRKEPGPRPYRYRLANELVQELTEDELLDLYDFADVMANTHVPSVQGYMLRDSLKKHLLRTQESAATLDAFLYKYHFYSRLLDEAHLFSLLAAIRERRKVKFLYFSPKKETSYASRNTNPLFERDTTGKEEVAIPIKVVYDHQYGRWYLLGFRSGKGIVKYRMEGMTQIQEGEAVPQEQFEQHLAQLEARTAQSWLIDTGRTVTVRARFFHPVGAPQNFIKERVLLQGQWGRISEEAGADSFLYEIEVNGTFEIRPWLRSFGSSCEVLEPLHLRKEMIDEWKEIAGYYESV from the coding sequence GTGGCTAAAGAAAGCTTCGATAAAGAGATTCAGTTTCTGCGCATGCTTGTCTTGACGAGCGGGGCCTACAATCGGCAGCAATTCGCAGATCGGCTCGGCATCTCCATTCATACATTTGACAAAACGATTAAAAAGCTTAAGGAAATTGTAAACGCCGTCTACCAGCAGCTTCCCGAGGAACAAGGCAAGGAATTTGCCGAGACGGTTCGCTATAGCTATTTCGATTCCGCCGATCATATGCTGCTTTTTCTATTCCGCGCCAAGTCGCTGAAGGAGACCGAAAGCAAGCGTATTTCGCTGCTGCTGGAAGCGCTGCAAAGCGGTCGTGCACTAACTGCCATGGAGTTGATGGACGCCTGCTGCGACAATATACCCGCTGAGCTGGCGCCACCGGATGAAAAAACGATTCGCAGTGATTTGAAATATTTGGAGGAGGTCGGCGTCATCCGCAAAGAGCCGGGGCCTCGCCCGTACCGCTACCGCTTGGCGAACGAGCTGGTGCAGGAGCTGACGGAGGATGAGCTGCTGGATTTATACGATTTTGCCGACGTCATGGCGAATACGCATGTCCCTTCCGTGCAGGGCTATATGCTTCGCGACAGCTTGAAGAAGCATTTGCTGCGCACGCAGGAGAGCGCAGCGACGCTGGATGCTTTTTTATATAAATACCACTTCTACTCCCGCCTGCTGGATGAAGCCCATTTATTTAGCCTGCTGGCGGCCATTCGCGAACGCCGCAAGGTGAAATTTCTGTATTTTTCACCGAAAAAAGAAACCAGCTACGCCTCCCGAAACACCAACCCATTGTTCGAGCGCGATACAACGGGCAAGGAGGAGGTTGCCATACCGATTAAAGTCGTATATGACCACCAGTATGGACGCTGGTATTTGCTCGGCTTCCGCTCAGGCAAAGGCATTGTGAAATACAGGATGGAAGGCATGACGCAAATTCAGGAGGGCGAAGCAGTGCCGCAGGAGCAATTTGAGCAGCATCTGGCGCAGCTGGAAGCACGCACGGCGCAAAGCTGGCTCATTGATACGGGAAGAACCGTTACGGTGCGTGCCCGTTTCTTCCATCCTGTAGGAGCACCGCAAAACTTCATTAAGGAACGCGTGTTGCTGCAGGGCCAGTGGGGACGCATTAGCGAGGAGGCTGGGGCAGATTCTTTTTTATATGAGATCGAAGTGAACGGCACATTCGAAATAAGACCTTGGCTGCGCAGCTTCGGCTCAAGCTGTGAGGTGCTGGAGCCGCTCCATTTGCGCAAAGAGATGATTGACGAATGGAAGGAGATTGCTGGATACTATGAATCCGTTTGA
- a CDS encoding RtcB family protein has translation MLQNYYQQVKLPSGQVHVYAGPELFAALDYKVFELANNNLQIPNQVYMGYTPDVHVGVGTCIGTTAVWNMEDGYVSPSIVGSDIGCGMRVHLTNLHKDELKDVKLRRKLVKAIEKYLPMEEHGRGHFSDIRLEHVVKKGLHGLPKKYIPDAYTPRKATSLTHVESSKFYVEGGALGLFPERVWHRSHRQLGTLGGGNHFAEIQAIEIPEENREIAEAWGLKDGQVVIMIHSGSRAWGGSVSQYCSSNMTKMMKAEGLGTADPKLVFAPLAHELGKDYVELMYSALNYAVVNRHLIAYAIREAGKDVFGSKFEMSTLYDLMHNYAWEEEHDGHSYFVHRKGATRALPAQHPDNPEPYRETGHPALIPGSMGSSSYIMVGKPGGRDNYHSICHGAGRIRSRSASKRLITVEEFAASMRVGLEDEIVLNQRSLESMVDESPQAYKDVDQIIESVVGAGLAEVVAKCKPLATIKGA, from the coding sequence ATGTTACAAAACTATTATCAACAAGTGAAGCTGCCTTCGGGGCAGGTGCATGTATATGCGGGGCCAGAGCTGTTCGCGGCGCTGGACTATAAGGTTTTTGAGCTGGCAAACAACAATTTGCAAATACCGAATCAAGTTTATATGGGTTACACGCCTGACGTTCATGTTGGCGTTGGTACGTGCATTGGAACGACCGCGGTATGGAATATGGAGGACGGCTACGTCTCGCCTTCGATTGTCGGCAGCGATATTGGCTGCGGCATGCGGGTTCATTTGACCAATTTGCACAAGGATGAATTGAAGGATGTGAAGCTGCGCCGCAAGCTGGTGAAGGCGATTGAGAAATATTTGCCGATGGAAGAGCATGGGCGGGGCCATTTTTCAGATATTCGATTAGAGCATGTTGTGAAAAAAGGATTGCATGGCTTGCCGAAAAAATATATTCCGGACGCCTATACACCGCGCAAAGCGACTTCGCTGACGCATGTGGAAAGCAGCAAATTTTATGTGGAGGGCGGTGCGCTGGGCTTGTTCCCAGAACGGGTATGGCATCGCTCGCATAGGCAGCTGGGAACGCTCGGCGGCGGCAATCATTTTGCTGAAATTCAGGCGATTGAAATTCCTGAGGAAAACCGCGAAATCGCGGAAGCCTGGGGCTTGAAGGATGGTCAGGTCGTCATTATGATTCATTCCGGCTCGCGCGCATGGGGCGGCTCGGTGAGCCAATATTGCAGCAGCAATATGACTAAAATGATGAAAGCCGAAGGGCTTGGCACCGCCGATCCAAAGCTGGTGTTCGCGCCGCTTGCGCACGAGCTTGGCAAAGATTACGTTGAGCTTATGTATTCCGCTCTCAATTATGCGGTCGTCAACCGCCATTTGATCGCTTATGCGATTCGTGAAGCGGGCAAGGATGTTTTTGGCAGCAAATTTGAGATGTCTACGCTGTATGATCTCATGCACAATTATGCATGGGAGGAAGAGCATGATGGGCATTCGTATTTTGTTCATCGCAAAGGGGCGACAAGAGCGCTCCCTGCGCAGCACCCGGATAACCCAGAACCATACAGGGAAACCGGGCATCCGGCGCTTATTCCCGGCTCGATGGGCTCCTCCTCCTACATTATGGTGGGCAAGCCGGGAGGCCGCGACAATTATCACTCCATCTGCCATGGAGCTGGACGCATCCGCTCGCGGAGTGCGAGCAAACGACTCATTACAGTTGAAGAGTTTGCCGCATCGATGCGTGTAGGGCTGGAGGATGAAATTGTTCTCAACCAGCGCTCGCTGGAGTCGATGGTCGATGAGTCGCCACAGGCGTACAAGGATGTTGATCAAATTATTGAGAGTGTCGTTGGTGCTGGACTGGCCGAGGTTGTGGCCAAATGCAAGCCGCTGGCTACGATTAAGGGGGCTTAA
- a CDS encoding WYL domain-containing protein → MNPFEKIFNYQLMSRLEDSGTFMVTGNERSWLKAMLQHPEAVQAFAPGTLAKLESLLEQDSVMETAGPLIQKAASKEMQVYHPLLRQLRRSIMQRNQIKLSYMIKNGRQNNHQSGVPYKLEYSMVKKEWYLLWYHQRHRSLMSTKLQTILAIEDVPCPPERYIQLTASTQALLAKRSTTAIIQVVEMYNPELSRILYAFSCFEKSVSYDDQLNRYTIELTFPNNEAEYVLSKIRFLGKRIKVTQGDYLQRRMREASSLALARYGAAKADIEPE, encoded by the coding sequence ATGAATCCGTTTGAGAAAATTTTCAACTATCAGCTCATGTCCCGCCTTGAAGACTCCGGCACCTTTATGGTGACCGGGAATGAACGAAGCTGGCTCAAGGCGATGCTGCAGCATCCTGAAGCGGTGCAGGCTTTTGCGCCTGGAACACTCGCGAAGCTCGAAAGCCTGCTTGAGCAGGACAGCGTGATGGAGACCGCCGGTCCGCTCATTCAGAAAGCCGCCAGCAAAGAGATGCAAGTGTACCACCCGCTGCTGCGCCAGCTTAGACGCTCGATTATGCAGCGCAACCAGATCAAGCTAAGCTACATGATCAAAAACGGCAGACAGAACAATCACCAATCCGGTGTGCCCTATAAGCTGGAATATTCCATGGTAAAAAAAGAATGGTATTTGCTCTGGTACCATCAGCGCCACAGGTCGCTAATGAGCACGAAGCTGCAAACGATTCTCGCTATTGAAGATGTACCTTGCCCGCCCGAGCGTTATATACAGCTTACCGCCTCCACTCAGGCACTGCTTGCTAAACGCAGCACTACCGCCATCATTCAGGTTGTGGAAATGTATAACCCGGAGCTGTCGCGGATTTTGTATGCTTTTTCCTGCTTTGAGAAGTCTGTGTCCTACGATGACCAGCTTAATCGTTATACGATCGAGCTTACATTTCCTAACAATGAAGCCGAATATGTATTGTCGAAAATCCGCTTTCTCGGCAAGCGGATTAAAGTGACCCAAGGTGATTATTTGCAGCGCCGCATGCGGGAGGCGTCCTCCCTTGCGCTCGCAAGATATGGAGCAGCAAAGGCAGACATTGAGCCAGAATAA